A window of Paenibacillus sp. 19GGS1-52 contains these coding sequences:
- the efeB gene encoding iron uptake transporter deferrochelatase/peroxidase subunit — MKKSDPLLGKKLSRRDMLRLTGVGGLGLLLGGGGIGGIMATRGAAAQAPAVAPNDDSIPFYGSHQAGILTPAQNFLYFATFDLTTTKLADVKKLLESWTTAAAALTSGSLIGNVNDNPHLPPSDTGEAAGLTPARCTLTFGVGPSFFDGRFGLASKRPATLADLPSFKGDDLEPKWSGGDLCVQACADDLQVAFHAIRNLARIARGTAVLRWTQEGFQRTGGADPKGTTPRNLLGFKDGTGNPDVTNAAEMQKIVWNSSGDGPAWMNGGTYMAVRRVRLRIEIWDRSTLNDQESTFGRYRHSGAPIGAKDEFDELNLKAADDSGKPIVPPDSHSALAHGDGTVKMLRRSYSYSSGMDLTTGQLDAGLLFISFQRDLVKQFVSIQERLSKNDRLNEYMVHTGSAVFACFPGIREGGTIGESLLG; from the coding sequence ATGAAGAAGAGTGACCCCTTATTAGGTAAAAAGCTGAGCCGCCGCGATATGCTGCGGCTCACCGGCGTCGGCGGTCTTGGCCTGCTGCTAGGTGGTGGAGGGATAGGTGGAATTATGGCAACACGTGGTGCAGCAGCCCAAGCTCCAGCTGTAGCACCAAACGATGACTCTATCCCGTTCTACGGAAGCCATCAGGCTGGAATTCTTACTCCAGCGCAAAACTTCCTGTATTTTGCAACGTTTGATCTGACTACGACCAAACTAGCAGATGTTAAAAAGCTGCTAGAGTCGTGGACTACCGCCGCAGCCGCGCTGACTTCTGGCAGCCTCATTGGCAACGTAAATGACAATCCTCATCTGCCACCTTCCGATACGGGTGAAGCCGCAGGGTTGACGCCTGCACGTTGCACGCTTACGTTCGGGGTGGGGCCATCCTTTTTCGATGGGAGATTCGGACTGGCCTCGAAGCGTCCGGCAACGCTGGCTGATCTTCCTTCGTTCAAAGGAGACGACTTGGAGCCAAAATGGTCCGGGGGTGATCTATGTGTCCAAGCCTGCGCTGACGACCTGCAGGTAGCCTTTCACGCCATCCGTAATTTGGCGCGAATAGCTCGTGGCACGGCCGTTCTGCGCTGGACGCAGGAAGGGTTTCAGCGGACGGGCGGAGCCGATCCCAAGGGAACAACACCACGCAATCTGCTGGGCTTCAAAGACGGCACAGGCAATCCCGATGTTACCAACGCCGCTGAGATGCAGAAGATTGTCTGGAACAGCAGCGGTGACGGACCCGCCTGGATGAACGGCGGCACTTATATGGCTGTACGCCGGGTACGCCTGCGTATTGAGATCTGGGATCGCTCCACACTGAATGATCAGGAATCGACCTTTGGACGTTATCGCCATAGCGGCGCTCCCATTGGCGCCAAGGACGAATTCGATGAGCTGAATCTGAAAGCAGCGGACGACTCCGGCAAACCGATTGTCCCGCCCGATTCGCATTCCGCATTGGCACATGGTGACGGTACGGTCAAAATGCTGCGTCGCTCCTATTCTTACTCCAGCGGAATGGATCTTACGACCGGACAGCTGGATGCAGGCCTGTTATTCATCAGCTTCCAGCGGGATTTGGTGAAGCAGTTCGTATCGATCCAGGAGCGGCTCTCGAAGAATGACCGACTGAATGAATATATGGTTCACACCGGCAGCGCGGTATTCGCCTGTTTCCCCGGCATTCGTGAAGGCGGGACTATCGGTGAATCTCTGCTCGGCTGA